From the genome of Sphingobacterium kitahiroshimense, one region includes:
- a CDS encoding RNA polymerase sigma factor, with amino-acid sequence MNIIQTYLKKQKQVTLKSALEDCLRNREQGKAFVYKKYYGYLMAIIIRYVKSDVDAEELTNESFIRIFRRLDSFNHLVEDDVLEKSFRSWIGRIAANISIDFLRSKKEMTSLEDVAEGSLDVPRVYNSSNLEVDDIMKLLDSLPELQRVIFNLYEIEGFSHDEIAKQLHIQDSTSRTYLTRAKQKLRMLYLEQHKIRQEFK; translated from the coding sequence GTGAATATTATTCAAACATACTTAAAAAAGCAAAAACAAGTAACACTTAAAAGTGCACTGGAGGATTGTTTACGAAATCGTGAGCAGGGGAAGGCTTTTGTCTATAAAAAGTACTATGGATATTTGATGGCTATTATTATTCGCTATGTTAAATCTGATGTGGATGCTGAAGAATTAACGAATGAGTCTTTTATTCGGATTTTTAGACGATTGGATTCTTTTAACCATTTGGTTGAGGATGATGTTTTGGAGAAATCATTTCGGTCATGGATAGGGAGAATTGCAGCTAATATTTCAATTGATTTTCTGCGCTCAAAAAAGGAGATGACTTCTTTAGAAGATGTAGCTGAGGGCAGTCTTGATGTGCCAAGGGTATATAACTCCAGTAATCTAGAGGTTGATGATATTATGAAGTTGCTCGATTCTTTACCAGAATTGCAGCGTGTCATCTTTAATCTTTATGAGATCGAGGGTTTTTCGCATGATGAAATTGCAAAGCAGTTGCATATCCAGGATAGTACTTCCCGTACTTATCTTACTCGAGCAAAGCAAAAGTTAAGGATGCTTTATTTGGAACAACATAAGATAAGACAGGAATTTAAATAA
- the lysS gene encoding lysine--tRNA ligase: protein MSTVLSEQEQLRRQALQSLIDLGIDPYPAEEFEINANATDILENYDRDKLNYKNISIAGRIMSRRVMGNASFFEIQDSSGRIQAYIKRDDICPDEDKTMYNIVFKKLLDIGDIVGIKGYVFTTQTDAICVHVEKLTVLSKSLRPLPIVKTAEGKTYDAFTDPELRYRMRYVDLVVNPQNKEIFVKRTKLFSAMRNFFNDAGYMEVETPVLQSIPGGAAARPFITHHNALDMPLYLRIANELYLKRLIVGGFDGVYEFSKNFRNEGMDRTHNPEFTAMEIYVAYKDYNWMMKFTEQLLEHCAIAVNGTTKATFGEHEIDFRAPYKRITMADSIKEFTGFDITGKSEQEIFEAAKGMGIPVNNTMGKGKLIDEIFGEKCEGKYIQPTFITDYPKEMSPLTKKHRDNPEITERFELMVCGKEIANAYSELNDPIDQRERFEAQMALSARGDDEAMFIDQDFLRALEYGMPPTSGLGIGMDRLIMFLTNNASIQEVLFFPQMRPEKIVTVASTEDYVALGIPAEWVPVLQKMGFNTIPELKEANPNKVFNDLGGMRKKMKLEITMPTKDEVLAWFA from the coding sequence ATGAGTACTGTATTATCCGAACAGGAACAATTAAGAAGACAGGCATTGCAATCTCTAATAGATTTGGGTATCGACCCATATCCAGCTGAAGAGTTTGAGATCAATGCAAATGCTACTGATATATTAGAAAATTACGATAGAGATAAGCTTAACTATAAGAATATAAGCATTGCAGGACGTATCATGAGCCGTCGTGTTATGGGAAATGCGTCGTTCTTCGAAATTCAAGATAGTTCAGGCCGTATTCAAGCTTACATCAAACGTGATGACATTTGTCCTGATGAGGATAAAACGATGTATAATATCGTTTTTAAGAAATTATTAGATATTGGTGATATCGTTGGTATTAAAGGCTATGTTTTCACAACCCAGACAGATGCCATCTGTGTACATGTTGAAAAACTGACTGTATTATCTAAATCATTACGCCCTCTTCCAATCGTTAAAACTGCAGAAGGAAAAACATATGATGCATTCACAGATCCCGAATTGCGTTATAGAATGCGTTATGTCGATCTAGTAGTTAACCCGCAGAACAAAGAGATCTTTGTAAAAAGAACAAAATTGTTTAGTGCAATGCGTAATTTCTTTAATGACGCAGGTTATATGGAGGTTGAGACTCCAGTATTGCAATCCATCCCTGGCGGTGCTGCGGCCCGTCCATTTATCACACATCACAATGCTTTAGATATGCCTTTATATTTGCGGATTGCAAATGAGTTATATCTAAAACGCCTAATTGTGGGCGGTTTTGATGGTGTTTACGAGTTTTCAAAAAACTTCAGAAATGAAGGTATGGACCGTACTCACAATCCAGAATTCACAGCAATGGAGATCTATGTAGCTTATAAAGACTACAACTGGATGATGAAATTCACAGAACAATTGCTAGAACATTGTGCAATTGCTGTAAACGGCACCACCAAAGCGACATTTGGAGAACATGAAATCGACTTCCGTGCACCTTATAAGAGAATCACAATGGCCGATTCGATTAAAGAGTTCACAGGTTTTGATATTACAGGAAAATCTGAACAAGAAATTTTCGAAGCAGCCAAAGGAATGGGAATTCCGGTCAATAATACCATGGGTAAAGGCAAGTTAATTGATGAGATTTTTGGCGAAAAATGTGAAGGTAAATACATTCAGCCTACATTTATCACAGATTACCCTAAAGAAATGTCGCCATTAACAAAAAAACATCGCGACAATCCCGAAATCACAGAACGCTTTGAGTTAATGGTATGTGGTAAAGAAATTGCAAATGCATATTCGGAGTTAAATGATCCGATCGACCAACGTGAGCGTTTTGAAGCACAAATGGCCTTATCAGCACGTGGCGATGACGAAGCCATGTTTATCGATCAAGATTTCTTACGTGCATTAGAATATGGAATGCCTCCAACATCAGGATTAGGCATTGGTATGGATCGTTTAATTATGTTCCTGACCAACAATGCCTCTATTCAGGAAGTATTATTTTTCCCGCAAATGCGACCAGAAAAAATAGTAACAGTAGCTTCGACAGAAGATTATGTTGCATTGGGTATTCCAGCAGAATGGGTTCCTGTTTTACAAAAAATGGGTTTCAATACTATACCGGAATTAAAAGAAGCTAATCCTAATAAAGTATTCAATGACCTTGGGGGTATGCGTAAAAAAATGAAATTAGAAATCACCATGCCAACAAAAGACGAGGTCTTGGCATGGTTTGCATAA
- a CDS encoding patatin-like phospholipase family protein, with product MKNILSIDGGGIRGIIPALVLVVLEEILQKKSNDPDARIAEYFDFIAGTSTGGILACILLYPSEENPSKPKFSAKEALDLYVSHGTDIFKTTRWRRFLSEFGLVSELYSATALENVLHEYFGDTKLSQLIKPCIITAYNIELRKNHFFRQQKAITHGIARDFYLRDVCRATSAAPTYFSVAEIYSIAGTRFPLVDGGMVAQNPSICALIEVMKAFEDTEINDLFMVSLGTGVAKKAYNYEHFKKKLAITIGPALVDIMTSASAESTEFFIEQLFQFNRKSKNYIRLEPTNMSSVESSMDAASKNNIQKLISLADRLMSENEFQLTKIVDHLIKEKEAKNKKNPWSKLMDRL from the coding sequence ATGAAAAATATACTTTCCATAGATGGTGGTGGAATAAGAGGTATAATACCTGCTCTAGTATTGGTCGTTTTAGAAGAAATTCTTCAGAAGAAGAGCAATGACCCGGATGCACGAATTGCAGAATATTTCGATTTTATTGCAGGAACTAGTACTGGAGGTATCTTAGCCTGCATTTTATTATACCCAAGTGAGGAAAATCCTTCAAAACCTAAGTTTTCTGCTAAAGAGGCATTAGATCTGTACGTATCCCACGGCACTGATATTTTCAAAACAACAAGATGGAGACGCTTTCTAAGTGAATTCGGGCTGGTGAGTGAATTATATTCAGCTACCGCATTAGAGAATGTATTACATGAATATTTTGGCGACACCAAACTAAGCCAACTAATAAAACCCTGTATTATAACAGCCTATAATATTGAACTCCGGAAAAATCATTTTTTTAGACAGCAAAAAGCTATTACACACGGAATAGCACGAGACTTCTATCTAAGAGATGTCTGCAGAGCGACCTCTGCCGCACCTACCTATTTTTCTGTTGCGGAGATTTATTCCATTGCAGGTACAAGATTTCCATTGGTAGACGGTGGTATGGTGGCTCAAAACCCATCCATTTGCGCTTTGATTGAAGTGATGAAAGCTTTTGAAGATACAGAAATAAACGATCTGTTTATGGTCTCATTAGGCACCGGGGTTGCAAAAAAAGCTTATAACTATGAGCATTTTAAGAAAAAACTGGCCATTACCATTGGTCCAGCTTTAGTCGATATTATGACAAGTGCCTCTGCAGAGAGTACCGAATTTTTTATTGAACAACTGTTTCAATTCAATAGAAAATCCAAAAACTACATCCGACTAGAGCCAACAAATATGTCAAGTGTTGAGTCCTCCATGGATGCGGCATCCAAAAACAACATCCAAAAACTTATCTCGCTAGCAGATAGACTGATGAGCGAAAATGAATTTCAACTCACCAAGATAGTGGATCATCTAATAAAAGAAAAAGAGGCAAAAAACAAGAAAAATCCGTGGTCTAAGTTGATGGATAGGTTGTAA
- a CDS encoding nucleoside recognition domain-containing protein, whose product MALNIVWISFFVIAFIVALIKLIFFGDTEIFMKIINGMFDSAKNGAEISLGLVGMMTFWLGIMKVGEKAGMITLFAKAVNPFFSKLFPGIPKNHPANGSIIMNFSANMLGLDNAATPVGLKAMQELQELNPEKDTATNAQIMFLVLNTAGIALIPTSVIALRMANGAANPADIFIPALIGTFISFISGMIAVAFFQKINLFKLPILIFLGSFIVMMAGLYFGLNGLPPEKIEIVTGLIGGVLIFSIIILFIVYGAFKKLNVYDAFIDGAKDGFKTSIMIIPFLIAILVAISAFRTTGCMDYIVNAIGSCFAYFGLDTRFVPALPVGLMKTLSGGGARGLMVDVMQAYGADSFQGRLASVIQGSSETTFYVLAVYFGSVGIKNTRHALICGLIADLVGLIAAIILAYIFFG is encoded by the coding sequence ATGGCACTGAATATCGTTTGGATCTCATTTTTTGTAATTGCGTTCATCGTTGCTTTGATCAAGCTTATTTTCTTTGGAGACACCGAAATTTTCATGAAAATTATCAATGGCATGTTTGACAGTGCTAAAAACGGTGCAGAAATCTCCTTAGGTCTCGTCGGCATGATGACATTCTGGTTAGGCATCATGAAAGTGGGTGAAAAAGCAGGAATGATTACCTTATTTGCAAAAGCTGTAAATCCATTTTTCAGCAAGCTCTTCCCTGGAATCCCAAAAAACCATCCTGCAAACGGCTCTATTATTATGAATTTTTCAGCCAATATGCTAGGTTTAGATAATGCGGCAACACCGGTCGGACTAAAAGCAATGCAGGAACTGCAAGAACTTAATCCAGAAAAGGATACCGCGACGAATGCACAAATTATGTTCTTAGTGCTCAATACCGCTGGAATAGCACTTATTCCAACATCGGTAATTGCTCTAAGAATGGCCAATGGAGCAGCAAACCCCGCAGATATTTTTATTCCAGCTTTGATAGGAACCTTTATTTCGTTTATATCAGGGATGATCGCTGTTGCATTCTTTCAAAAAATAAATCTCTTTAAACTACCCATCCTGATATTCCTAGGCAGTTTCATTGTCATGATGGCTGGCCTATATTTTGGTTTAAATGGCCTGCCTCCAGAAAAAATTGAAATTGTAACCGGACTAATCGGTGGTGTTTTAATTTTTTCCATCATCATCCTATTTATCGTTTACGGCGCGTTTAAAAAACTAAATGTTTACGATGCCTTTATAGATGGTGCAAAAGACGGATTTAAAACATCCATCATGATCATCCCCTTTTTAATCGCCATACTGGTGGCTATATCTGCTTTCCGAACAACAGGATGTATGGACTATATTGTGAATGCAATCGGTTCTTGTTTCGCTTATTTTGGCTTGGACACACGTTTCGTACCAGCTCTTCCAGTAGGATTAATGAAAACATTAAGTGGTGGTGGCGCTAGAGGACTTATGGTCGATGTCATGCAGGCATATGGAGCAGATTCGTTTCAAGGACGACTTGCCAGTGTTATCCAAGGTTCCTCCGAAACAACTTTTTACGTTCTAGCAGTATATTTTGGCTCTGTAGGCATTAAAAACACTAGACATGCGCTTATATGTGGCTTAATTGCCGATCTTGTGGGACTAATTGCAGCTATTATTTTAGCGTACATCTTTTTTGGTTAA
- a CDS encoding methylglyoxal synthase — MKKTIALIAHDGKKPEMVAFVKDHIEFLKKAHLVATGTTGSYVKQTGLEVELKLSGPMGGDAQIAALAAEGKVDGIIFFRDALGKHAHEPDIQMLMRVCDLYNVPLATNPATGSLIIEGLLEDEL; from the coding sequence ATGAAAAAAACAATTGCTTTAATTGCACACGATGGTAAAAAACCAGAAATGGTTGCCTTTGTAAAAGACCATATTGAATTCTTAAAAAAAGCTCATCTAGTCGCGACAGGCACCACCGGTTCTTATGTAAAACAAACAGGACTCGAAGTCGAATTAAAGTTAAGCGGACCTATGGGCGGAGATGCACAGATTGCAGCATTAGCTGCAGAAGGTAAAGTAGATGGAATCATTTTTTTCAGAGATGCATTAGGTAAACATGCACATGAACCCGATATTCAGATGCTGATGCGGGTTTGTGATTTGTACAACGTACCATTAGCAACCAATCCCGCAACTGGAAGCCTCATTATCGAAGGTCTACTGGAAGATGAACTATAA
- a CDS encoding OsmC family protein has translation MNDNEILVTIGNTPYTTTIKHGNNTLIADEPEELGGQDEGFNPPALLLSSLGSCKAMTVKMYADRKKWDLQEVNIKLSYEILKSELQQTTYIKCHVSLKGNLDKDQKDRLLQISEKCPIHKILSNPIIISSNLI, from the coding sequence ATGAATGATAATGAAATCTTAGTAACAATAGGTAATACGCCATACACAACAACAATCAAGCATGGAAATAATACGCTAATTGCAGATGAACCTGAAGAATTAGGAGGTCAAGATGAAGGATTCAATCCGCCTGCCCTTTTACTATCTTCATTGGGTTCATGTAAAGCAATGACAGTAAAGATGTATGCTGACCGCAAAAAATGGGATTTACAGGAGGTAAATATTAAACTTTCATACGAAATTTTAAAAAGTGAACTGCAACAGACCACCTATATCAAATGTCATGTTTCTCTTAAAGGAAATCTAGATAAAGATCAAAAAGACAGACTTCTCCAAATTTCAGAAAAATGTCCTATTCACAAAATTCTTTCTAATCCGATTATTATTTCTTCCAACCTGATCTAA
- the coaA gene encoding type I pantothenate kinase, with product MNMQNEQHTPIDSPFTSIKRENWKKLNGHFKHTFSQHDLDQLHALNEPLNAEEIEDVYFPLSHLLGIHIERFQDLHRSTNHFFEKNESTLPFIIGIAGSVAVGKSTTARVLQRVLTLLPSKPKVDLVTTDGFLYPNHILNERGIMNRKGFPESYDAKKLIQFLSAIKSGMGSLSVPLYSHLEYDVLPDDQQQLIHHPDILIVEGINVLQVNSQRPRKGHSVFVSDFFDYTIYVHASEKNLLEWYTNRFESLRRTAFQNPASFFHKYADMNTEESIQMAHQIWNEINKPNLVQNILPTRYRADLILEKGSHHFVKNVKVRKI from the coding sequence ATGAACATGCAAAATGAACAGCACACTCCTATTGACTCTCCTTTTACTTCAATAAAAAGAGAAAATTGGAAAAAACTGAACGGTCACTTTAAGCACACATTTTCGCAACACGACTTGGATCAATTGCATGCACTTAATGAACCATTGAATGCAGAAGAAATCGAAGATGTCTATTTCCCTTTAAGTCATCTCTTGGGTATTCATATTGAACGGTTTCAAGATTTACACAGAAGCACAAATCATTTTTTCGAAAAAAATGAAAGTACGCTTCCCTTTATTATTGGTATTGCTGGCTCTGTAGCTGTAGGTAAAAGTACAACAGCACGTGTATTGCAACGCGTCCTGACTTTATTGCCCAGTAAACCAAAAGTAGATTTAGTAACGACTGATGGATTTCTGTACCCGAATCATATCCTGAATGAAAGAGGCATAATGAATCGTAAAGGTTTTCCGGAAAGTTACGATGCTAAAAAATTAATACAGTTCCTTTCCGCTATAAAATCAGGCATGGGATCACTTTCGGTACCCCTGTACAGCCATTTAGAATATGATGTCTTACCTGATGACCAGCAACAGCTGATCCATCATCCTGATATCTTAATCGTCGAAGGCATTAATGTACTGCAGGTCAATTCGCAAAGACCACGAAAAGGACATAGTGTATTCGTGTCAGATTTTTTTGACTATACCATATATGTTCATGCCAGCGAAAAAAACTTATTAGAGTGGTATACCAACAGGTTTGAATCTTTAAGACGTACAGCATTTCAAAATCCGGCCTCATTCTTTCACAAATATGCCGACATGAATACTGAAGAAAGTATCCAGATGGCACATCAGATCTGGAATGAGATCAACAAACCAAATCTGGTCCAGAATATTTTACCAACACGGTACCGCGCTGATCTAATTTTAGAAAAAGGCAGTCATCACTTTGTTAAAAATGTAAAGGTCCGTAAGATTTAA
- a CDS encoding mechanosensitive ion channel family protein yields MVKNKLSLSFVFRCAVWIALSYSFVGLASFYEKNKIILHFAYALNTFLTANLLISIGRFLIVSLYNRKHANHDVRGNFVLGISRVATVLNAGMIVITLMVALGIDPKEFITSMTIVAMAIAVIFREYITNMISGLLVMFSDQFSIGDHIKISNYQGKIVDITLANIVVRDEDDDVVLIPNNLIFTSTMVNKSSQKSNKLIVKFELPLEKPLHVQSVENHLRPILKINKNIIWDDLFKIKVAEIGKDFVKYKIELNTISSSNKLHYQIQNEILNEILLFRTRED; encoded by the coding sequence ATGGTTAAAAATAAATTATCCCTATCTTTTGTATTTCGTTGTGCTGTGTGGATAGCTTTAAGCTATTCTTTTGTCGGTTTAGCCTCTTTTTACGAGAAAAACAAGATTATTCTTCACTTTGCTTATGCTTTAAATACTTTTTTGACCGCCAATCTGTTGATCTCAATCGGCCGGTTCTTGATTGTTTCGCTGTATAACCGTAAACATGCAAACCATGATGTGAGAGGAAATTTTGTACTGGGTATTTCCCGGGTTGCTACAGTATTGAATGCTGGTATGATTGTGATTACGTTGATGGTTGCGCTGGGAATTGATCCTAAGGAGTTTATAACCAGCATGACCATCGTTGCGATGGCTATTGCGGTTATATTTAGGGAGTATATTACCAATATGATCAGTGGATTGCTGGTTATGTTTTCTGATCAATTTTCCATTGGAGACCATATTAAAATTAGTAATTATCAGGGTAAAATTGTTGATATTACTTTGGCAAATATTGTCGTTCGTGATGAAGATGATGATGTTGTGCTAATACCAAATAATTTGATATTCACATCAACGATGGTCAATAAATCTTCTCAAAAGTCGAATAAACTGATCGTTAAATTTGAACTTCCTTTAGAAAAACCGTTGCATGTCCAATCTGTTGAAAATCATTTAAGACCTATCCTGAAAATAAATAAGAATATTATCTGGGACGATTTATTTAAAATAAAAGTTGCCGAAATCGGTAAGGACTTTGTGAAATATAAGATTGAGCTCAATACCATATCGAGTAGCAATAAATTACATTATCAGATTCAGAATGAAATTTTAAATGAGATTTTATTATTTCGTACGCGGGAAGATTAA
- a CDS encoding heavy metal translocating P-type ATPase, translating to MNEETTTVELTVTGMHCTNCAIAIHQYLEKKEAKDIFVDFASDEVKFSGITAKELPEITKGIENLGFQVLTDESPKESFYKKIETKFWFSLFFTLPLFAHMFIQHPLLHAPYIQLGLCAPVFLLGFFHFGKSAFYSLKNGMPNMDVLIFIGATAAFTYSLIGTLNHLGPDYMFYETCATIITLVLLGNLFEKKSVKKTTSAIGDLIKIQNVTTTKITADLEEIIHTRDVKQGDVLLIKSGDLIPVDGDIIEGDGFVNESMITGESLPVFKDRYATVIGGTTLTEGNIKITATKVGRKTVLSQIIALIKEAQSKKPPIQKLGDKVASYFVPFVVVIAIFTFFITYFIAEISLQQSLMNAIAVLVVSCPCAMGLATPTAVMVGLGRAAKMGILIKGGDTIEEMSDLKYMVFDKTGTLTTGDFNIKAIQTFGIEQKQVESIIAQLEGYSNHPIAKSIRQHMKEVKAYRIVFQDVKEIKSEGLYATDTNSNVYKLINARLGKVDYSNRYDLILSINDVVVAGLVIEDQIKPYAKELIQAIKGKNITPVILSGDRKSKCDLVAQKLGIAEVYSDRNPEEKLNIINKLKKAGITAMVGDGINDAPALTTAHVGISLGDASHIAIQSAKIILLNSDLKSIENLLLIGRHTLQTIKENLFWAFAYNIIAIPLAAMGFLGPMLAAFSMAFSDVIVIGNSLRLRFKKLR from the coding sequence ATGAACGAAGAAACAACAACAGTAGAGCTTACAGTTACAGGAATGCATTGTACAAACTGTGCAATTGCTATTCATCAATATTTAGAAAAAAAAGAGGCAAAAGATATATTTGTCGACTTTGCATCTGATGAAGTTAAATTCTCAGGAATAACGGCAAAAGAACTTCCCGAAATAACAAAAGGGATTGAAAATTTAGGTTTTCAGGTCCTGACTGATGAAAGTCCAAAGGAATCATTTTATAAAAAAATAGAAACCAAATTTTGGTTCAGTCTATTTTTTACGCTTCCTCTCTTTGCACATATGTTTATACAACACCCTTTGTTGCATGCCCCATACATCCAGCTCGGACTCTGTGCTCCCGTATTTCTGCTCGGTTTTTTTCATTTTGGTAAAAGTGCGTTTTACTCCCTTAAAAATGGCATGCCAAATATGGACGTGCTCATATTTATAGGTGCAACAGCTGCATTCACGTACAGCCTCATCGGCACCCTCAATCACCTAGGCCCAGATTATATGTTCTATGAAACTTGCGCAACAATCATCACGCTCGTTCTATTGGGAAATCTATTTGAAAAAAAATCCGTAAAAAAAACAACATCTGCAATCGGAGACCTTATTAAGATTCAAAATGTAACCACAACAAAAATCACAGCAGATCTAGAAGAGATCATCCATACAAGAGATGTTAAACAAGGCGATGTTTTACTGATCAAATCAGGAGATCTTATTCCAGTTGATGGAGATATTATTGAAGGAGATGGCTTTGTCAATGAATCCATGATTACAGGAGAAAGCCTACCCGTTTTCAAAGATAGATATGCAACCGTCATCGGCGGAACAACACTAACAGAAGGCAATATAAAAATCACGGCCACCAAAGTTGGACGTAAAACCGTCCTTTCCCAAATTATCGCACTGATCAAGGAAGCACAATCAAAAAAACCACCTATTCAAAAACTCGGTGATAAAGTTGCATCATACTTCGTACCCTTTGTGGTCGTCATCGCCATTTTCACCTTTTTTATCACTTACTTTATAGCCGAAATATCACTACAGCAATCATTAATGAATGCCATTGCAGTACTTGTCGTCTCCTGCCCGTGCGCGATGGGTCTAGCGACCCCAACTGCTGTCATGGTAGGTTTAGGAAGAGCCGCTAAAATGGGAATTTTAATTAAGGGAGGTGATACAATTGAAGAGATGTCGGATCTTAAATATATGGTATTCGATAAAACTGGCACTTTAACTACCGGAGATTTCAATATCAAAGCGATCCAAACGTTTGGAATAGAACAAAAACAAGTAGAATCAATCATTGCACAATTAGAAGGCTATTCAAATCATCCTATAGCAAAGTCCATCAGACAGCACATGAAAGAAGTAAAAGCCTACCGCATTGTCTTTCAAGATGTCAAAGAGATTAAAAGCGAAGGACTTTACGCTACAGATACAAATAGTAATGTGTATAAATTAATCAATGCACGTTTAGGAAAAGTAGATTATTCAAACCGCTACGACTTAATTCTATCCATTAATGATGTCGTAGTTGCAGGCTTAGTGATTGAAGATCAAATAAAACCTTATGCAAAAGAACTCATTCAAGCCATTAAAGGCAAAAATATAACCCCAGTAATATTAAGTGGTGACCGAAAAAGTAAATGTGACCTAGTCGCTCAAAAACTTGGAATAGCAGAAGTTTATTCCGATCGCAATCCTGAAGAGAAATTGAATATTATCAACAAACTTAAAAAAGCAGGTATTACAGCAATGGTCGGCGACGGTATAAATGATGCTCCTGCCCTGACAACAGCCCACGTCGGTATCTCTCTAGGTGACGCAAGTCACATTGCGATACAATCTGCTAAAATAATTCTTTTGAATTCCGATCTAAAATCGATTGAAAATCTATTACTTATCGGAAGGCACACACTGCAAACGATCAAAGAAAATCTTTTCTGGGCATTTGCCTATAATATCATCGCAATACCGCTCGCAGCAATGGGATTTTTAGGCCCCATGCTCGCCGCCTTCTCAATGGCTTTCTCCGATGTTATTGTCATCGGCAATTCACTTCGTCTTCGTTTTAAAAAACTGCGGTAA